Below is a genomic region from Zea mays cultivar B73 chromosome 9, Zm-B73-REFERENCE-NAM-5.0, whole genome shotgun sequence.
AATAGTGAGAAGTTGCTGACCTGCGCCcgtggttttttccccttcgcTTTAGAGGAGTTTTCCACGTTaaatctgtgtcttctctgtgattgatcctcttTGTGTCGCATTCATTTATAACAACTAGCACCACGACGAGAAGATATACCAATGGATCAGTACACACTAATCAGATGCCTTGATTCCCACTTCCCAGTGATACAATACAAGTATCAACTCATCGTTTCATAGCAGCACAAATTTACGGCTCAACCTATATATGCATCAAGGATAGGCGACAGATGCCTTGCCATTCATTCACACGGTCTGCACCTCCCTTGTCCTTGTGGCTTCGCTCGTCGGGGCGGACGCGGACGGTACGGTGAGCCGCTCGCCGCCGCCAGCGCTGACCGGCAGGTCGTCCTCATGGGCCTCCTCGGGGCACTCCAGCGCGCGCACGAACTGCACGAACAGCGGCCAGTGCCCCGGCGAGAAGAACTCTGCGCCCATCCGCTGGTACGTGAACTGGCACGGCCGAGTGCGCCCGGCGGACAGCCAGACGACGCCCGGTGAGCCGGCGCtggcgccgccgcgcgccacGGAGAGAGGAGCGCTCTCCGCCGCGAGGCGCGCGCCGTGCTCCGCGCAGGCGGCCTTGACCCGGGCCAGGCGCCCCTCCGCCGCGGCGTCCGGCCGCGCCTCCACGCCGGACGCGATCACCGCGCACCTGTGCCGCGCGAACATCTCCGCGACCGGGCTGTACCCGCCGTAGAGCCCCGCGGTGGCGTCGGCGGGGCTCGGTCCGCGCATGAGCGGCACCTTGGCGGACAGCTCGACGGGCTTGCCGCCGAACGCCCTGGACGCCGCGGCCAGGACGCGGTCGCCGTGCGCCAGCAGCTCCCCGGCGTACCAGGACAGGAAGAACTCGCCGTAGGCCGACTTCCACGAGCCCCCCGGCTCCCTAAAGAAGGCGGACGTCTCCGGCGACTCGTCGTACCGCGGCCCGTCGTGTGGGCCTGACAGGCCCCACAGTGGCTGCCCCGACAACTCGGCGTGCCGCTTCAGCCGGGCCAGCATGTACTTGTCGTAGCACTGTAACTCGCCGATGCCGGCGTAGCCATCGGCGCCCTGGTTCCCCGGCGGGTATGGTGGGTACCGGAGCTCGCCGTTAGGGCCCAGGCTGACAGTCACATCCTATACCATGGATGAACCAAGAAAAGTAGTAAGGGAGAGCCTCTCTTCaacaatctctactacttattaagtaagcaatagtagtctgcctttGACCGTTCTGCCTTTGACCTGTTCTGCCAAAGGCCCGTTCTGCCATCGACGGACAGCCTCGCGCCGCCAAAAAATCTGAATAACAGACAACACTAATGCTTTTAGTCTGAACAATAGACAACATACACTAACGTTTATAAGCCACGTTTCGATACTCTCCGTGGGCGGTATGGCACTAATAAAAAAACTCCATAGCAGCGCCACGGTTTATACAGGCCAGTGTTCGTGCGGCCCAGTGTTTCGTGCGGCCCATTGTGCAGCCCAGCGCGCCTGCCATCCTCGGTGTGGGCGATGGCCTCCCTTCCACGACGGCGCGCCGCACTCCTCGACCTCCTCCCCACGAGCACAACCTCAACCGCTCCGCCACTTACGCACGCACGACCTGCACTACACCACGCGGCGAGGACGGATGGAAGAGCCATGGCCACCGGCACGATGAAGCTGTCGCCGTCGAAGAAGGCAAGAATCCTTGCTCCGACCTCGAAACCCACATCGGCGTCGGCGACAAGGTGCTGACCGAGTTCATCACCGAGCTCGGCCGCGACTCCACAACCGTCCCCGAGTTCGACGCCAAGCTCAAGGAGAAGGGCGCCGACTTCCCCGACTACTTCGTCCGTACGCTCCTCACCATCATCCACGCCATCCTCCAGCCTACGGCTTCCAACCCTAGCTCTGCCACCGTCGCCGAGGGCCCTGCTGGCGCGGAGTCGGCCAAATTCCCCGGGCTCGCCCGCCCCGACGACCCCGACCATGCCCGCAACCTCCGCCTCGAGCTCGAGCGGATGCTGATGCGGCCCCTCCTGCTCCGATGAGGGACGACCGCGACCGCCGCTGGGATGGGAGAGGCCGAGACCGGGACTACGGCCGCGGCGGCCGTGAGCATGATCAAGACAGGAGGCAGCACGATTCGGATCGAGACGAACTCCATGAACGCGATTGGGTAAGATTCTGCGCCTTTTTGTTGCTTTGAGCTTCGAATTTTGTGACATGGTGTTCGGATATCAGGGTTGATGAGCGCGAGCGATTTGTTAGTAGGGCCCATTGTGGATGGATCACACGCGATTAGTGCGATCGGTACGCTGCGATTATTAGGGATTAAGACGAGTGATTCGTGCTGCTGTCTACTTACCTTGTAGATAATTCAGTTGTTGTCCCAAAGTTATGGTTGAGGAATTCAATCCAAAGACAAATCGATTGCTGTATTGGACAGTTTCATTTCTCCAACTCCAAGTTTGTTGTATTAAAACTGAGTTGAAGATCTGGTTTAAGCATTCGATGAAAGGTGATCCCTAGATATCTTGTATTCCTTACCAGTGATTCCATTCAGTTCATCTCTCATGAGCTATGAATAAGTGGACTTCTACTTTTGCAGGATTAACGCATGGACCGAGGAAACGCAATGACAAGCCTGATAGCCTAGAACTGATGAAAGGGATGGTCTTTGCAACATGTATTATTATCCATCTCATCTTTGTTTAATAGCGGCAGCTGCTTTATACAATTATTCCTACTTATGCTAGATTGTGAGACATTGTATATCAATGTATTCATATTGATTCCGTTGCAACGCATTGCAAGACGTGTGGCGGCCCAGCTGATCAGCGGGATGCATTGCAAGATATACAGGGACACTGTCTTAGGGGAGCTGAACCGCCACGAGCCTGTGCCTGTTTTCCTCAAGGACACAAGGTGTTTTTTCTTCTTCTGAATCTTCCTCTATCTGTCAGTTCTGTTTTCTTTTCCTACATTTGTTGAACTAATCTCTGATGTAGCTCAAATGGCACATTCATCAACTGAAAAAGGCCAAGAAAAATTCATCCCCGGCCAAGCTTAATCATGGCGACATTATATCATTATCATCACCTCCTCATGACGGTAATATCCTATGAATAATTCTGATTCATTCATACTGGGTTTACTGGGGTAGGTATTCATTACGCACTGTGTGCTACTATTGTTCTCTGTGTTCAGTTTATCATAATCGGATCCAGTTTAATATATAAGTTACTGGCCAATGATTATGGATCTTGCTGGTAGAACGATCTGATCCGCGCGTGGAATCCGGATAATTGAGACGTTGACGATCAATGGTTATATCTATTTTCTAATTCCTGAACATCATCAGTTGGTGGCGCCACTAGGCCAACACACGCGCCCGGTTTTTTGGCAATGTTTGAATACCTTAAAGCCAGATATCTTTCTCTGAAAGGCATACTAAAGAAAACCTAAATCTACCTGTGTTTTGAAACAATCTAATCATTATTGAATCATTGAGTTAGTGTTTGCATATAGTCATACACTTTTGTGGGCGATTCGCGGGCTATGTCTAAAACATCGTGGTCTTTATTTTCAGATCAAGATTCAGTGCGTTTGTTGGCTGTTGAAGGTTGTGCTGCTCTTGGTAAATTGTTGGAGCCACAAGATTATGTAGCTCACATTCTTCCGGTCATTGTCAATTTCTACCAGGTACATTGCTCTCATGTTGGCTTGTAGTTCCATTTTGCAGCAAGTAATTTGCTTTCTTTGTGGATATATTATTGGGAGACATGTTTTTAGTTGCTAGAGGTTGATAATTTCTCGGAGTCGCCTCTTAGTTTTGCAACTTGTTGCAGTTCAGTGCATCACCGCTGATAAATGCTACTTGCATATACTCGCTTTGTTTAGGATAAATCATGGCGTGTTCATTATATGGTCGCCAATCAGTTATGTTCAAATA
It encodes:
- the LOC103639137 gene encoding inactive beta-amylase 9, whose product is MEAALMHQTAATVPARWRCVGDASRAGRGQQLAGVVRLGAARRAASGALPVLRGSRLPGPVRALVSESESEAAAERAADGAVRLFVGLPADAVVSDGRGVSRSRAVSAALRALKLLGVDGVELPVSWAAVQPGSGAWFEWAGYRAVAAMVRDAGLDLRVSLRTDGDALPEWVADAAAADPDVLFTDRSGRRRVGCISFAVDELPVLVGRSPLQAYEAFFRSFAEEFNDLLGSTVTDVTVSLGPNGELRYPPYPPGNQGADGYAGIGELQCYDKYMLARLKRHAELSGQPLWGLSGPHDGPRYDESPETSAFFREPGGSWKSAYGEFFLSWYAGELLAHGDRVLAAASRAFGGKPVELSAKVPLMRGPSPADATAGLYGGYSPVAEMFARHRCAVIASGVEARPDAAAEGRLARVKAACAEHGARLAAESAPLSVARGGASAGSPGVVWLSAGRTRPCQFTYQRMGAEFFSPGHWPLFVQFVRALECPEEAHEDDLPVSAGGGERLTVPSASAPTSEATRTREVQTV